A portion of the Pseudomonas koreensis genome contains these proteins:
- the hsdR gene encoding EcoAI/FtnUII family type I restriction enzme subunit R has product MDKKSLSERDICSKYIAPAVQQAGWDMHKQVREEVSFTKGRIIVRGKLHSRGEARRADFILYHQANLPIAVVEAKDNKHSVGSGMQQALGYAEALDVPFVFSSNGDGFLFHDRSGTGSQVETELTLDQFPSPAELWHRYCQWKGLDTTAQHKIEAPYYDDGSGRMPRYYQMNAINRTVEAVARGQNRILLVMATGTGKTYTAFQIIWRLWKSKQKKRILFLADRNILVDQTKNNDFKPFGQAMTKIAKRQIDTSYEIYLSLYQAVTGTDEEMNIYKQFSRDFFDLIVIDECHRGSASEDSAWREILDYFSSATHVGLTATPKETKEVSSITYFGEPIYSYTLKQGIEDGFLAPYKVVRIDFDKDLQGWRPPKGMLDKNGELIEDRIYNLKDMDRTLVIEARTQLVAQKVTELLKATDPFQKTIVFCDDINHAERMRQALVNLNPERVAENRKYVMRITGDDQEGKAELDNFINPEERYPVIATTSKLMTTGVDAQTCKLIVLDQHIKSMTEFKQIIGRGTRINEDYGKYWFTIMDFKKATELFADPAFDGDPVVIFAPDANDSPVPPDDPQGDEDGIIAGGDNDGDGLEFTGEEDGKKRIKYVIDTVPIYVVAERVQYYGPDGRLITESLHDYTRTCVKKQFTSLDDFLRRWSDAEQKKVIIEEMAVQGVMWEALAEEVEKKQGKPLDPFDLICHVAFDQPALSRRERAEQVKKRNYFAKYSGAARQVLEALLDKYADTGIEHIEDIKILQLDPFSQFGAPMELVKAFGGKAGYNQAIHELEDELYAS; this is encoded by the coding sequence ATGGACAAAAAGTCGCTTTCCGAGCGGGACATCTGCAGCAAGTACATCGCCCCAGCCGTTCAACAAGCCGGGTGGGACATGCACAAGCAGGTGCGCGAGGAAGTCAGCTTTACCAAAGGCCGCATTATCGTCCGAGGCAAACTTCACAGCCGTGGCGAAGCACGCCGCGCAGACTTCATCCTCTACCACCAGGCCAACCTGCCTATCGCTGTGGTCGAGGCAAAGGACAACAAGCACTCCGTTGGCTCCGGCATGCAACAAGCCCTGGGCTATGCAGAGGCGCTGGACGTGCCGTTCGTGTTCTCCAGCAACGGAGATGGCTTCTTGTTTCACGACCGCAGTGGCACAGGTAGCCAGGTAGAAACCGAACTCACCCTTGATCAATTCCCTAGCCCTGCCGAACTCTGGCACCGCTACTGCCAGTGGAAGGGGCTGGATACGACAGCCCAGCACAAGATCGAAGCGCCCTACTACGACGACGGCTCCGGGCGCATGCCTCGGTATTATCAGATGAATGCCATCAACCGCACCGTCGAGGCTGTGGCGCGCGGTCAAAACCGTATCCTGCTGGTGATGGCTACGGGCACCGGCAAGACCTACACAGCCTTCCAAATCATCTGGCGGCTGTGGAAATCGAAACAGAAGAAACGCATCCTGTTTCTGGCCGACCGTAACATCCTGGTCGACCAGACCAAGAACAACGACTTCAAGCCCTTCGGCCAGGCGATGACCAAAATCGCCAAACGCCAGATCGATACCTCCTATGAGATCTACCTGTCGCTCTATCAGGCCGTCACCGGCACTGATGAAGAGATGAACATTTACAAGCAGTTCTCCCGCGACTTCTTCGACCTGATCGTGATCGACGAATGCCACCGTGGCAGCGCCTCCGAGGATTCCGCCTGGCGGGAAATCCTCGATTACTTCTCCAGCGCCACCCATGTCGGCCTCACCGCCACACCGAAGGAGACCAAAGAGGTATCGAGCATCACTTACTTTGGTGAGCCGATTTACAGCTACACGCTGAAGCAAGGCATCGAGGACGGCTTCCTCGCTCCCTATAAAGTAGTCCGCATAGACTTCGACAAAGACCTGCAAGGGTGGCGTCCGCCCAAAGGCATGCTCGATAAAAATGGCGAGCTGATCGAAGACCGCATCTACAACCTCAAAGACATGGACCGCACCCTGGTTATCGAGGCGCGCACCCAACTGGTTGCGCAGAAGGTTACCGAACTTCTCAAGGCTACCGATCCGTTTCAGAAAACCATCGTTTTCTGCGACGACATCAACCACGCCGAGCGCATGCGCCAGGCCTTGGTTAACCTCAACCCTGAGCGCGTGGCCGAGAATCGCAAATACGTCATGCGTATCACCGGTGATGACCAGGAAGGCAAAGCCGAGCTGGACAACTTTATCAACCCGGAAGAACGCTACCCGGTGATTGCCACCACCAGCAAACTGATGACCACCGGCGTCGATGCTCAGACCTGCAAGCTGATCGTGCTCGACCAGCACATCAAATCAATGACCGAGTTCAAGCAAATCATCGGCCGCGGCACTCGCATCAACGAGGACTACGGTAAGTACTGGTTCACCATCATGGACTTCAAAAAGGCTACCGAGCTGTTTGCCGACCCGGCCTTCGATGGTGATCCAGTGGTGATCTTCGCCCCCGACGCTAATGACTCGCCCGTGCCACCAGACGATCCGCAGGGAGACGAAGACGGCATCATCGCAGGCGGCGACAACGACGGTGATGGACTGGAGTTTACCGGCGAAGAGGATGGCAAAAAACGCATTAAGTACGTGATCGATACCGTCCCGATTTACGTCGTTGCCGAGCGCGTGCAGTACTACGGTCCGGATGGACGTCTCATTACCGAATCGCTCCACGACTACACCCGCACCTGTGTAAAAAAGCAGTTCACCTCGCTGGATGACTTCCTCCGTCGCTGGAGTGACGCCGAGCAAAAGAAAGTTATCATCGAGGAAATGGCCGTTCAGGGTGTGATGTGGGAAGCCTTGGCCGAAGAAGTGGAAAAGAAGCAGGGGAAACCGCTCGATCCGTTCGATCTGATCTGCCACGTCGCCTTCGATCAGCCCGCCCTGTCCCGCCGCGAGCGAGCCGAGCAGGTGAAAAAGCGCAACTATTTCGCCAAATATTCCGGTGCCGCCCGCCAGGTCTTGGAGGCGCTGCTGGATAAATATGCCGATACCGGCAT
- a CDS encoding FAD-binding and (Fe-S)-binding domain-containing protein, whose product MSLPAAFLRDAERLIPPERRFDDPLSTLAFGTDASFYRLIPKLVIRVESEDEVVALLQLAQRDNVPVTFRAAGTSLSGQAISDSVLIVLGDNWNAREIRGQGTQIRLQPGVIGAQANAWLAPFGRKIGPDPASINACKIGGIVANNASGMCCGTAQNTYHTLAGIRLVLADGTRLDTEDPASVAAFRSSHGELLERLATLGRETRANAELAARIRHKYRLKNTTGLSLNALVDFDEPVDILSHLLVGSEGTLGFISAVTYDTVIDHPNKASALIVFPDVETCCNAVTVLKSQPVSAVELLDRRSLRSVQDKKGMPAFVQRLSENACALLIESRAASSTLLQEQLAQIMASLRVFPVEKQVDFTEDPVENARLWAIRKDTFPAVGAVRKTGTTVIIEDVTFPVELLAIGVNRLIELFDKHAYDEAILFGHALEGNLHFVFTQGFNSPEEIARYQAFMDDVAQLVAVEFGGSLKAEHGTGRNMAPFVELEWGSDAYQLMWQLKRLLDPNGILNPDVVLSEDPQIHLKHLKPLPAADEIVDKCIECGFCEPVCPSKGLTLSPRQRIVIWRDIQAKKRAGVDTTELEKAFDYQGIDTCAATGLCAQRCPVGINTGELVKKLRGRHATHQKTADWIEGNFAKTLQGARFTLHVANGARIMLGAPRLAKLSATLTRLSKGQVPLWTNAMPQPEKAIRFSPSVSDERPRVVYLAACVSRVMGPAAGDKEQMSLYDKTRGLLEKAGYQVVFPDNQDNLCCGQPFASKGYAEQAEHKRQELISALLHASRGGLDPIYCDTSPCTLRLVQDIGETRLDLYDPVRFIRTHLLDRLDFTPQQAPIAVHVTCSTQHLGESQALIDLARKCSTTVVIPEGIHCCGFAGDKGFTTPELNSHSLRTLKDAVQHCSEGISTSRTCEIGLTQHGGIDYHGLVYLVDRVTRAKVV is encoded by the coding sequence ATGAGTCTTCCTGCCGCTTTCCTGCGTGATGCCGAGCGACTGATTCCGCCAGAGCGGCGCTTCGACGATCCGCTGTCGACCCTGGCCTTTGGTACCGACGCCAGTTTCTATCGACTGATCCCGAAACTGGTGATCCGCGTCGAATCCGAGGACGAAGTGGTGGCGCTGCTGCAACTGGCCCAGCGTGACAACGTGCCGGTGACCTTCCGCGCCGCCGGCACCAGCCTGTCCGGGCAGGCGATCAGCGATTCCGTGCTGATCGTGCTCGGGGATAACTGGAACGCTCGCGAGATTCGCGGCCAGGGCACGCAGATCCGCCTGCAACCGGGAGTAATCGGCGCGCAAGCCAACGCTTGGTTGGCACCGTTCGGGCGCAAGATCGGCCCGGACCCGGCGTCGATCAATGCCTGCAAGATCGGCGGCATTGTCGCCAACAACGCCAGCGGCATGTGCTGCGGCACCGCGCAAAATACCTACCACACCTTGGCCGGGATTCGTCTGGTGCTGGCCGACGGCACGCGCCTCGACACCGAGGACCCTGCCAGCGTCGCGGCATTTCGTTCAAGCCACGGCGAACTGCTCGAACGCTTGGCGACTTTAGGTCGTGAGACCCGCGCCAACGCCGAACTGGCCGCGAGAATTCGCCACAAATACCGTCTGAAAAATACCACCGGCCTGTCGCTCAATGCCTTGGTGGATTTCGACGAGCCTGTGGATATCTTGAGCCACCTGCTGGTCGGCTCCGAGGGCACCCTCGGCTTTATCAGTGCGGTGACTTACGACACCGTCATCGATCACCCGAACAAGGCCTCGGCGCTGATCGTGTTCCCCGATGTCGAGACGTGCTGCAACGCCGTCACCGTGCTGAAAAGCCAACCGGTATCCGCAGTGGAGCTGCTCGACCGACGTAGTCTGCGTTCCGTGCAGGACAAAAAAGGCATGCCGGCTTTCGTACAGCGGCTGTCGGAAAATGCCTGCGCGCTGCTCATCGAATCCCGCGCAGCCTCGTCGACATTACTGCAGGAACAACTGGCGCAAATCATGGCGTCGCTGCGCGTTTTCCCGGTAGAGAAGCAGGTCGACTTCACCGAAGACCCGGTGGAAAACGCCCGACTCTGGGCCATCCGCAAAGACACCTTCCCCGCCGTTGGCGCCGTGCGCAAAACCGGCACCACAGTGATCATCGAAGACGTGACCTTCCCGGTCGAACTACTGGCGATCGGCGTCAATCGCCTGATCGAACTGTTCGACAAACATGCCTACGACGAAGCGATCCTTTTCGGACACGCACTGGAAGGCAATCTGCACTTCGTCTTCACCCAAGGCTTCAACAGCCCGGAAGAAATCGCACGCTACCAAGCGTTCATGGACGACGTCGCGCAACTGGTCGCGGTGGAATTCGGTGGCTCGCTGAAGGCCGAACACGGCACAGGGCGCAACATGGCGCCGTTCGTCGAACTCGAATGGGGCAGCGACGCCTATCAACTGATGTGGCAGCTCAAACGCCTGCTCGACCCCAACGGCATTCTCAATCCGGACGTCGTGCTAAGCGAAGATCCGCAGATCCATCTCAAGCACCTGAAACCGCTGCCGGCGGCGGACGAGATTGTGGATAAGTGCATCGAGTGCGGTTTTTGCGAACCGGTCTGCCCATCGAAAGGCCTGACCCTGAGCCCGCGCCAGCGCATCGTCATCTGGCGCGATATCCAGGCGAAAAAACGCGCCGGCGTCGACACCACCGAACTGGAAAAAGCCTTCGACTACCAAGGCATCGACACCTGTGCCGCGACCGGCCTGTGCGCGCAACGCTGTCCTGTAGGCATCAATACCGGCGAGCTGGTGAAAAAGCTCCGTGGCAGACACGCTACACACCAGAAAACCGCTGACTGGATCGAAGGAAACTTCGCCAAAACCCTGCAAGGCGCGCGCTTCACCCTGCACGTCGCCAATGGCGCGCGGATAATGCTCGGGGCGCCGCGTCTGGCGAAGTTGTCGGCAACGCTTACGCGCTTGTCCAAAGGCCAGGTGCCGTTGTGGACCAACGCCATGCCACAACCGGAAAAAGCCATTCGCTTCAGCCCGAGCGTTTCGGACGAGCGCCCGCGCGTGGTCTATCTGGCTGCTTGCGTCTCGCGGGTCATGGGCCCGGCGGCGGGCGACAAAGAACAGATGTCGCTGTACGACAAAACCCGTGGCCTGCTGGAAAAGGCCGGTTACCAGGTAGTCTTTCCCGACAACCAGGACAACCTCTGCTGCGGCCAGCCGTTCGCCTCCAAAGGCTACGCCGAACAGGCCGAGCACAAGCGCCAGGAACTGATCAGCGCCCTGCTCCACGCCAGCCGCGGCGGCCTCGATCCGATCTATTGCGACACCAGCCCGTGTACGCTGCGACTGGTTCAGGACATCGGCGAAACGCGACTGGATCTGTACGATCCGGTGCGCTTCATCCGTACGCATCTGCTGGATCGTCTGGACTTCACACCCCAGCAAGCGCCAATTGCCGTCCACGTGACCTGCAGCACTCAACATTTGGGCGAAAGCCAGGCGCTGATCGATCTGGCGCGCAAATGCAGCACCACCGTGGTGATTCCCGAAGGCATACATTGCTGCGGATTTGCCGGCGACAAAGGCTTCACCACCCCGGAGCTAAACAGCCATTCACTGCGTACGCTCAAGGACGCCGTGCAGCACTGCAGCGAGGGGATTTCCACCAGCCGCACCTGCGAAATCGGCCTGACCCAGCACGGTGGCATCGACTACCACGGGCTGGTTTATCTGGTGGATCGGGTGACGCGGGCAAAAGTCGTCTGA
- a CDS encoding LutC/YkgG family protein codes for MSAKQNILGKLRKSLTGTTPIADNFDVDLVTQPYTYSAEQRIPQLRKLMEAVHTEIHLTSGAEWPSLLAQLLRDRQLPSLLIAPTTPHGQRITQHWANNPELPALKSYDRRMEEWKAELFNDTPASLTGTLGAIAATGSLIIWPTREEPRLMSLVPPVHFALLKASEIRDNFYQVQEEFEWAQGMPTNALLVSGPSKTADIEQVLAYGAHGPKDLVVLILEDQ; via the coding sequence ATGAGCGCCAAGCAAAATATCCTCGGCAAACTGCGGAAAAGTCTGACCGGCACCACGCCAATCGCCGATAACTTCGACGTCGATCTGGTCACCCAGCCCTACACCTACAGCGCCGAGCAACGCATCCCGCAACTGCGCAAACTGATGGAAGCGGTGCACACCGAAATCCACCTGACCTCGGGTGCCGAGTGGCCGTCATTACTGGCGCAACTGCTGCGCGACCGCCAGTTGCCGAGCCTGCTGATCGCTCCGACTACACCGCACGGGCAGCGCATCACACAGCACTGGGCGAATAATCCCGAGCTGCCAGCACTGAAATCCTACGACCGGCGGATGGAAGAATGGAAAGCCGAGTTGTTCAACGACACCCCGGCCAGCCTCACCGGCACCCTCGGTGCGATCGCCGCGACCGGCAGCCTGATCATCTGGCCAACCCGTGAAGAACCACGCTTGATGAGCCTGGTGCCCCCGGTACATTTCGCCCTGCTCAAGGCCAGCGAAATCCGCGACAACTTCTATCAGGTGCAAGAGGAATTCGAATGGGCGCAAGGCATGCCGACCAACGCGCTGCTGGTCTCCGGCCCGTCGAAAACCGCCGATATTGAACAAGTCCTCGCCTACGGCGCGCATGGCCCGAAAGATCTGGTCGTGCTGATTCTGGAGGATCAATGA
- a CDS encoding LutB/LldF family L-lactate oxidation iron-sulfur protein produces the protein MSTSTIIPTVAVEEDFRTRAHNALGDQQLRNNFRTAMDSLMTKRAAAFSDAHEREHLRALGNSIKARALSRLPDLLEQLEQNLTRNGVTVHWAETVDEANGIVLSIIRAHEARQVIKGKSMVSEEMEMNHFLEARDIECLESDMGEYIVQLDHEKPSHIIMPAIHKNAGQVASLFHDKLGVEYTKDVDQLIQIGRRVLRQKFFEADIGVSGVNFAVAETGTLLLVENEGNGRMTTTVPPVHIAVTGIEKVVENLRDVVPLLSLLTRSALGIPITTYVNMISGPRKEHELDGPQEVHLVLLDNGRSQAFADSELRQTLNCIRCGACMNHCPVYTRVGGHTYGEVYPGPIGKIITPHMVGLAKVPDHPSASSLCGACGEVCPVKIPIPAILRRLREENVKAPDAPNQVMRGQGSKYSRKERFIWNAWARLNSSPTLYRIFAFFATRLRALTPSNVGPWTQNHSAPKPAARSLHDMAREHLGKQGERR, from the coding sequence ATGAGCACCTCGACGATTATTCCTACGGTCGCCGTAGAAGAAGATTTCCGCACCCGGGCGCACAACGCTTTGGGTGATCAGCAGCTGCGGAACAACTTCCGCACTGCCATGGATTCACTGATGACCAAGCGGGCAGCGGCTTTCAGCGATGCCCACGAAAGAGAACACTTGCGCGCACTGGGCAATTCGATCAAGGCCCGCGCGCTGTCCAGGTTGCCCGACCTGCTTGAGCAACTGGAACAGAACCTGACCCGCAACGGTGTGACAGTGCACTGGGCGGAAACGGTGGACGAAGCCAATGGCATCGTCTTATCGATCATCCGCGCTCACGAGGCGCGGCAAGTGATCAAGGGCAAATCGATGGTCAGCGAAGAGATGGAGATGAACCATTTCCTCGAGGCTCGGGACATTGAATGCCTGGAGTCCGACATGGGGGAGTACATCGTCCAGCTCGACCACGAGAAGCCTTCACACATCATTATGCCGGCGATCCACAAGAATGCCGGTCAGGTCGCGTCCTTGTTCCACGACAAACTTGGCGTGGAGTACACCAAGGACGTTGACCAACTCATTCAGATCGGTCGCAGGGTCCTGCGGCAGAAATTCTTCGAAGCCGACATCGGCGTCTCCGGCGTCAACTTCGCCGTGGCCGAAACCGGCACCCTGCTGCTGGTGGAAAACGAAGGCAACGGGCGCATGACCACCACCGTGCCGCCGGTGCACATCGCCGTGACCGGCATTGAAAAAGTCGTGGAAAACCTGCGCGACGTGGTGCCGCTGCTGTCACTGCTGACGCGCTCGGCGCTGGGCATTCCGATCACCACTTACGTCAACATGATCTCCGGCCCGCGCAAGGAACACGAACTCGACGGCCCGCAGGAAGTGCATCTGGTGCTGCTCGACAACGGTCGCAGCCAGGCCTTCGCCGACAGTGAATTGCGCCAGACCCTGAACTGCATCCGCTGCGGCGCCTGCATGAATCATTGCCCGGTGTACACCCGCGTCGGCGGCCACACCTATGGCGAGGTCTACCCCGGGCCGATCGGCAAAATCATCACCCCACACATGGTCGGCCTGGCCAAGGTTCCGGACCACCCGAGCGCGTCCTCATTGTGCGGCGCCTGCGGTGAAGTCTGCCCGGTGAAAATTCCGATCCCGGCGATCCTGCGCCGTCTGCGCGAAGAAAACGTCAAAGCCCCGGACGCGCCGAATCAGGTGATGCGCGGCCAGGGCAGCAAATATTCGCGCAAGGAGCGTTTTATCTGGAACGCCTGGGCCAGGCTCAATAGCTCGCCGACCCTGTACCGAATCTTCGCTTTCTTTGCCACGCGCCTGCGCGCGTTGACACCCAGCAACGTCGGCCCATGGACGCAAAATCACAGCGCACCAAAACCCGCCGCGCGTTCGTTGCATGACATGGCCCGCGAGCATCTGGGCAAACAGGGAGAGCGTCGATGA
- a CDS encoding (Fe-S)-binding protein encodes MSELFYNAVPNATRVAPPLPEPRQYPSEKPSRVYLFGTCVVDLFYPEAGMDAIHLLEREGIRVEYPQGQSCCGQPAYTSGYTEQARTVARSQLALFAGDYPVVVPSGSCAGMLREHYADLFKDEPETLKQVQALAARTYELAEFLLFVCKVQLKDSGEPVKVALHTSCSARREMNTHLHGRELLAQLSNVERVNHDHESECCGFGGTFSVRMPDISGAMVADKTKALKDSGAHQVLSADCGCLMNINGALEKQKEALRGQHLASFLWQRTGGAQ; translated from the coding sequence ATGAGCGAGCTTTTTTACAACGCTGTGCCGAACGCGACCCGCGTGGCACCGCCACTGCCCGAACCTCGGCAATACCCCAGCGAGAAACCGTCGCGGGTCTACCTGTTCGGCACGTGTGTGGTCGACCTGTTCTACCCCGAAGCCGGGATGGACGCGATCCATCTGCTGGAGCGCGAAGGGATCCGGGTCGAGTATCCGCAAGGGCAGAGTTGCTGCGGCCAACCGGCCTACACCTCGGGTTACACCGAGCAGGCGCGGACGGTAGCGCGCTCGCAACTGGCGCTGTTTGCCGGGGATTATCCGGTGGTGGTGCCGTCGGGTTCCTGCGCCGGCATGCTGCGCGAGCATTACGCCGACTTGTTCAAGGACGAGCCGGAGACGTTGAAACAGGTGCAGGCCCTTGCGGCTCGCACTTATGAACTGGCCGAGTTTCTGCTGTTTGTCTGCAAGGTGCAGCTCAAGGACAGCGGCGAGCCGGTGAAAGTCGCGCTGCACACATCGTGTTCGGCACGCCGCGAAATGAACACCCACCTGCACGGTCGCGAGTTGCTGGCGCAGTTGAGCAACGTGGAGCGGGTCAATCACGACCACGAAAGCGAATGCTGTGGCTTTGGTGGGACATTCAGCGTCCGTATGCCAGACATTTCCGGGGCGATGGTGGCTGACAAGACCAAAGCGCTGAAGGATTCCGGCGCGCATCAGGTGTTGAGCGCCGACTGTGGCTGTTTGATGAACATCAACGGCGCATTGGAGAAACAAAAAGAAGCGCTGCGCGGGCAACATCTCGCCAGCTTCTTATGGCAGCGAACCGGAGGTGCGCAATGA
- a CDS encoding lactate permease LctP family transporter — protein sequence MQTWQQLYSPLGSLGVSALAAVIPIVFFFLALAVFRLKGHVAGSITLALSIAVAIFAFQMPVDMAFAAAGYGFAYGLWPIAWIIVAAVFLYKLTVESGQFEVIRSSVLSITDDQRLQVLLIGFCFGAFLEGAAGFGAPVAITAALLVGLGFNPLYAAGLCLIANTAPVAFGALGIPIIVAGQVTGIDAFKIGAMTGRQLPLLSLFVPFWLVFMMDGLRGVRETWPAALVAGLSFAITQYFTSNFIGPELPDITSALASLISLTLFLKVWQPKRAAGQHIAGAVSASVVTASVGGFGQKRTTVASPYSLGEIFKAWSPFLILTILVTIWTLKPFKAMFAAGGSMYSWVFNFAIPHLDQLVIKTAPIVANPTAIPAVFKLDPISATGTAIFFSALISMLVLKIDFKTGLTTLKETFYELRWPILSIGMVLAFAFVTNYSGMSSTMALVLAGTGAAFPFFSPFLGWLGVFLTGSDTSSNALFSSLQATTAHQIGVNDTLLVAANTSGGVTGKMISPQSIAVACAATGLVGKESDLFRFTLKHSLFFATIVGLITLAQAYWFTGMLVH from the coding sequence ATGCAAACCTGGCAACAGCTCTACAGCCCGCTCGGCAGTCTCGGCGTTTCCGCACTCGCGGCCGTCATTCCCATCGTGTTCTTCTTTCTCGCCCTGGCGGTGTTCCGCCTCAAAGGCCATGTGGCCGGCAGCATCACCCTTGCGCTTTCGATTGCCGTGGCGATTTTCGCCTTCCAGATGCCGGTGGACATGGCGTTCGCCGCCGCCGGTTATGGCTTCGCTTATGGTCTGTGGCCGATTGCCTGGATCATTGTCGCGGCAGTGTTCCTCTACAAGCTGACGGTGGAGAGCGGTCAGTTCGAGGTGATCCGCAGCTCGGTTCTGTCGATCACCGATGACCAGCGCCTGCAGGTGCTGCTGATCGGTTTCTGCTTCGGCGCATTTCTGGAAGGTGCCGCCGGTTTCGGCGCGCCGGTCGCGATTACTGCCGCACTACTTGTAGGCCTGGGCTTCAATCCGCTGTACGCCGCCGGCCTGTGCCTGATCGCCAACACCGCGCCGGTGGCGTTCGGCGCGCTGGGTATTCCGATCATCGTTGCGGGTCAGGTCACTGGCATTGACGCCTTCAAGATCGGCGCCATGACCGGTCGCCAACTGCCGCTGCTGTCGCTGTTCGTGCCGTTCTGGCTGGTGTTCATGATGGACGGCCTGCGCGGTGTGCGCGAAACCTGGCCGGCCGCGCTGGTGGCAGGTTTGAGCTTCGCTATCACCCAGTACTTCACTTCGAACTTCATCGGCCCGGAACTGCCGGACATCACCTCGGCGCTGGCCAGCCTGATTTCGCTGACCCTGTTCCTGAAAGTCTGGCAGCCAAAACGCGCCGCCGGCCAACATATCGCTGGTGCTGTTTCTGCTTCGGTGGTGACCGCGAGCGTTGGTGGCTTCGGCCAGAAGCGCACCACCGTGGCTTCGCCTTACAGCCTCGGGGAAATTTTCAAAGCCTGGTCGCCGTTCCTGATCCTCACCATACTGGTGACGATCTGGACGCTGAAGCCCTTCAAAGCGATGTTCGCCGCCGGCGGCTCGATGTACAGCTGGGTGTTCAACTTCGCCATTCCGCACCTTGATCAACTGGTGATCAAGACTGCGCCGATCGTAGCCAACCCGACCGCGATTCCTGCGGTGTTCAAACTCGACCCGATTTCTGCCACCGGCACGGCGATTTTCTTCTCCGCGCTGATCTCGATGCTGGTGCTGAAGATCGATTTCAAAACTGGTCTGACCACTTTGAAAGAAACCTTCTATGAACTGCGCTGGCCGATCCTGTCGATCGGCATGGTGCTGGCGTTCGCCTTTGTCACCAACTACTCCGGCATGTCTTCGACCATGGCCCTGGTGCTGGCCGGTACAGGCGCGGCGTTCCCGTTCTTCTCGCCATTCCTCGGCTGGCTGGGCGTGTTCCTCACCGGCTCGGATACTTCGTCGAACGCGCTGTTCAGTTCGTTGCAAGCGACCACGGCGCACCAGATCGGCGTCAACGACACCTTGCTGGTGGCGGCCAATACCAGCGGCGGCGTGACCGGCAAGATGATCTCGCCGCAATCGATCGCCGTGGCCTGCGCCGCGACCGGTCTGGTCGGCAAGGAATCGGATCTGTTCCGCTTCACCCTCAAGCACAGCCTATTCTTTGCAACGATTGTCGGTTTGATCACCCTGGCTCAGGCCTACTGGTTCACCGGCATGCTGGTGCACTAA
- a CDS encoding FCD domain-containing protein, with protein MGFDQIRQRRLSDDIVERLEGMILEGTLKSGERLPAERTLAEQFGVSRPSLREAIQKLAAKGLLVSRQGGGNYVVEGLGSTFSDPLLQLLESNPEAQRDLLEFRHTLEASCAYYAALRATDVDRERLTAAFEELQDCYSRHDEVSRAEEGAADAKFHLAIAEASHNAVLLHTIRGLFNLLKRNVVTNIGGMYKQRTETRDMLIAQHRELYLAIIEGRAEQAREVSSRHILYVQEVLEEVRQEVQRMARAERRKGM; from the coding sequence ATGGGCTTTGATCAGATACGTCAGCGCCGTTTGTCTGACGATATTGTCGAGCGCCTCGAAGGGATGATCCTTGAGGGCACGCTGAAGTCAGGCGAGCGGCTGCCGGCCGAGCGCACCCTGGCCGAACAATTTGGCGTATCACGCCCGTCGTTGCGCGAGGCGATTCAGAAGCTCGCGGCCAAAGGCTTGCTGGTCAGCCGCCAGGGCGGCGGCAATTATGTGGTGGAGGGCCTTGGTTCGACGTTCAGCGATCCGCTGTTGCAATTGCTTGAAAGCAATCCCGAAGCGCAGCGCGATTTGCTCGAGTTTCGCCACACCCTGGAAGCATCGTGCGCCTATTACGCCGCGCTGCGTGCGACCGATGTCGACCGTGAGCGCCTGACCGCCGCGTTCGAAGAGCTGCAGGACTGCTACTCGCGCCACGACGAAGTCAGCCGGGCGGAAGAGGGCGCGGCGGATGCTAAATTTCATCTGGCGATTGCCGAGGCCAGCCACAACGCGGTGTTGTTGCATACGATTCGTGGTTTGTTCAATCTGCTCAAGCGCAACGTCGTGACCAACATTGGCGGCATGTACAAACAGCGCACGGAAACCCGCGACATGCTGATCGCGCAGCACCGGGAATTGTATCTGGCGATTATCGAAGGGCGTGCCGAGCAGGCGCGCGAGGTGTCCAGCCGACATATTCTGTATGTGCAGGAAGTGCTGGAAGAGGTGCGTCAGGAGGTGCAGCGCATGGCTCGGGCGGAGCGGCGCAAGGGGATGTGA